A window of Clostridium botulinum BKT015925 contains these coding sequences:
- a CDS encoding LemA family protein, with protein sequence MKKELKITLVIIGIVLLLVFPIIGGYNKIVTLEQAVLNSQSNIETNLQRRNDLIPNLVNTVKGYATQEKDIFKDIANARAKLGGAKTINERANADAELSSSLSRLLLVVENYPDLKSNQNFKDLTVALEGTENRINIARQDYNKMVGAYNTTIKRFPNSIISSVFRFQPKEYYKASESAKEVPKVDFSK encoded by the coding sequence ATGAAAAAAGAATTAAAAATTACATTAGTAATAATCGGGATAGTATTATTATTAGTTTTCCCAATTATAGGAGGATACAACAAAATAGTAACTTTAGAACAAGCGGTTTTAAATTCTCAATCTAATATAGAGACAAATTTGCAAAGAAGAAATGATTTAATACCTAATCTTGTAAATACCGTAAAAGGATATGCAACACAAGAAAAAGATATATTTAAAGATATAGCTAATGCAAGAGCAAAACTTGGAGGAGCCAAAACTATTAATGAAAGAGCAAATGCAGATGCAGAACTTTCATCTTCATTATCAAGATTGCTTCTAGTTGTTGAAAATTATCCAGATTTAAAATCCAATCAAAATTTTAAGGACTTAACTGTAGCATTAGAAGGTACAGAAAACAGAATTAATATAGCAAGACAAGATTATAATAAAATGGTAGGAGCTTATAATACAACCATAAAAAGATTTCCAAATTCAATAATTTCAAGTGTGTTTAGATTTCAACCAAAAGAATATTATAAAGCATCAGAAAGTGCAAAAGAAGTGCCTAAAGTTGATTTTAGTAAATAA
- a CDS encoding DUF1002 domain-containing protein, giving the protein MRFRKSISRILVLLFTVSIIASIQVKNAYADAFKVVTLGADLNSKQKEDMLKYFAVNKNEANIIEVTNQEENNYLKDVASKKQIGTKAISCSYVEPSDEGGLKISTHNMYWVTESMIRNALITAGIENAVVKASAPFNVSGTAALTGILKGFESSKGGKKIDEKKKKAANEEIVVTGDLGEKIGKDEAASLVNQVKKDVIKEKPKNEEDVKNIVLNVTNSFNKNSDKNLSEEDIQKITSLMNKINGLDLNFKQLKDQLNDVTEKLKGTITSDEARGFFTKLWDSISEFFSNLFSSDDNKDKSSNDKNEDGQNKDKNATSTSNKDITTSSDNTK; this is encoded by the coding sequence ATGAGATTTAGAAAAAGTATAAGTAGAATATTAGTTTTATTATTTACTGTATCTATAATTGCATCAATACAAGTTAAAAATGCTTATGCAGATGCTTTTAAGGTTGTAACTTTAGGAGCTGATTTAAATAGTAAGCAAAAAGAAGACATGCTTAAGTATTTTGCTGTTAATAAAAATGAAGCTAATATAATAGAAGTAACAAATCAAGAAGAAAATAATTATTTAAAAGATGTTGCATCTAAAAAGCAAATAGGAACTAAGGCTATATCTTGTTCTTATGTAGAACCTAGTGATGAAGGTGGTCTTAAAATATCAACACATAATATGTATTGGGTTACTGAAAGTATGATAAGAAATGCATTAATTACTGCTGGAATAGAAAATGCTGTAGTTAAAGCATCAGCACCTTTTAATGTATCTGGTACAGCAGCACTTACAGGAATATTAAAAGGATTTGAAAGTAGTAAGGGTGGAAAGAAAATTGATGAGAAGAAGAAAAAAGCTGCTAATGAAGAGATAGTAGTTACAGGAGATTTAGGTGAAAAAATAGGAAAAGATGAAGCTGCAAGTTTAGTAAATCAAGTTAAGAAAGATGTTATTAAAGAAAAACCTAAAAATGAAGAAGATGTAAAAAATATAGTTTTAAATGTTACTAATAGTTTTAACAAAAATTCTGATAAAAATTTAAGTGAAGAGGATATTCAAAAGATAACATCATTAATGAATAAAATTAATGGATTAGATTTAAACTTTAAGCAATTAAAAGATCAACTAAATGATGTTACAGAAAAGTTAAAGGGAACAATAACAAGTGATGAAGCTAGAGGTTTCTTTACTAAACTATGGGATTCAATATCAGAGTTCTTTTCAAATCTTTTCTCATCAGATGATAATAAGGATAAGAGTAGTAATGATAAAAATGAAGATGGACAAAATAAAGACAAAAATGCTACATCAACATCTAATAAGGATATAACTACAAGTAGTGATAATACAAAATAA
- a CDS encoding TPM domain-containing protein — translation MRKYKRRLISLLFPLLVIMLFWIIPFQSANAEIKFPVATNLKYVNDYVGILDSNTKEYLVSVGNELETKTGAQSIIVIVNSLEDYDIRDYGNKLFRKWGIGQKEKNNGLLVLVSIKDKKWSVEVGRGLEGAIPDTLSNRVMNDTAVEKFKKGNYNQGLKKAYSVFADIIGKEYGVTLEKNETVNFQYTPNKEKRNFIPLGLLGLILIDIIFNKARVIKFILKILLYNSYFGGGNGGHGGGFGGGGSNGGNFGGFGGGDSGGGGSSGGW, via the coding sequence ATGAGAAAGTATAAAAGAAGGTTAATAAGCTTATTGTTCCCCTTATTAGTGATTATGTTATTTTGGATTATTCCTTTTCAAAGTGCAAATGCAGAAATTAAATTTCCAGTGGCTACAAATTTAAAATATGTAAATGACTATGTAGGTATATTAGACTCTAATACAAAAGAATATTTAGTTTCTGTTGGGAATGAATTAGAGACTAAAACTGGAGCTCAATCTATTATTGTAATAGTAAATTCTCTAGAAGATTATGATATAAGGGATTATGGAAATAAGCTTTTTAGAAAATGGGGAATCGGACAGAAGGAAAAGAACAATGGACTTTTAGTGTTGGTGTCTATAAAAGATAAAAAGTGGTCTGTAGAAGTTGGAAGAGGCTTAGAAGGAGCAATACCAGATACTTTAAGTAATAGAGTTATGAATGATACTGCTGTTGAAAAATTTAAAAAAGGCAATTATAATCAGGGACTAAAAAAAGCGTATTCTGTTTTTGCAGATATTATAGGTAAAGAATATGGAGTAACTTTGGAAAAAAATGAAACTGTGAATTTTCAGTATACTCCAAATAAAGAAAAAAGAAATTTTATTCCTTTAGGTTTATTAGGGTTAATTTTAATAGATATAATTTTTAATAAAGCAAGAGTAATAAAATTTATATTAAAAATTTTACTATACAATTCCTATTTTGGAGGAGGAAATGGTGGCCATGGTGGAGGCTTCGGAGGAGGCGGTTCTAATGGTGGTAATTTTGGAGGATTTGGAGGAGGTGATAGCGGAGGCGGTGGAAGCTCTGGCGGTTGGTAA
- a CDS encoding flavodoxin family protein, with protein MKKVILLSGSPKAEGNSVQVLRECAKVIESNGVEAEVVSIAGMNLKDCMNFEGGYNDGFDEIIDKVKEAQGLIIAAPVYWGTARAEAMTALQRIAMASMKQGNFLSRMVGGPIAVARRGGLTSTIEEMMMFYMINDMIVPGSTYWNIVFGKDPGDALKDEEGMRTVKRFSENVAYLINKMYD; from the coding sequence ATGAAAAAGGTAATTCTTTTAAGTGGGAGTCCAAAGGCAGAAGGAAATAGTGTTCAAGTTCTTAGAGAGTGTGCAAAAGTTATTGAGTCAAATGGGGTTGAAGCTGAAGTTGTATCTATTGCAGGTATGAATCTTAAGGATTGCATGAACTTTGAAGGTGGATACAATGATGGATTTGATGAAATCATAGATAAGGTTAAAGAAGCACAAGGACTTATTATTGCAGCGCCGGTTTATTGGGGAACAGCTAGAGCTGAAGCTATGACTGCGCTTCAAAGAATAGCAATGGCATCAATGAAACAAGGGAATTTTTTGTCAAGAATGGTTGGAGGACCAATAGCAGTTGCAAGACGTGGGGGACTTACATCTACCATTGAAGAAATGATGATGTTTTATATGATAAACGATATGATAGTGCCAGGGTCAACATATTGGAATATAGTATTTGGTAAAGATCCTGGAGATGCATTAAAAGATGAAGAAGGAATGAGAACAGTTAAAAGATTTTCTGAAAATGTGGCATATTTAATTAATAAGATGTATGATTAA
- a CDS encoding DUF1835 domain-containing protein, producing the protein MNNVIHMCFSASASGSLKVALKQNIIKGSRVIAFYDNLSEGKIGDLRNLEDRIEWYKNIGCEENISKQDVYEYKRDYERYIKKVSKITNKDIIYIWYGECSADICGMMYALELLKDRLTKIYLINVSNLIEENQYHAFITRSVSEIMSEDMNKYIEFKKILDEDTYKYILEAWRVLKKENTMLRIFENGKVKSANKDYFDLDILKNTEKNLKRAARTVGNVLGFSNQNISDDYIFWRVRELINLGYIEYTGEFGIMRKMEIKITNKGLDRLSNDEYAMEFWRKREDEIEKETEYLRAFAAEAALKEKLNIARNLLDVLDIEVIAEKTGLTIGQIENLKVDM; encoded by the coding sequence ATGAACAATGTGATTCATATGTGTTTTTCAGCATCTGCAAGTGGAAGTTTAAAGGTTGCACTTAAACAAAATATAATTAAAGGTAGCAGAGTTATAGCTTTTTATGATAATCTTTCAGAAGGAAAGATTGGTGATCTTAGAAATTTAGAGGATAGAATTGAATGGTATAAAAACATTGGTTGTGAAGAAAATATTTCAAAACAAGATGTGTATGAATATAAAAGAGATTATGAAAGATATATTAAAAAAGTTTCAAAGATAACCAATAAGGATATTATTTATATTTGGTATGGAGAGTGTAGCGCAGATATTTGTGGAATGATGTATGCATTGGAATTGCTAAAAGATAGGTTAACTAAAATATATCTTATTAATGTATCAAATTTAATCGAAGAAAATCAGTATCATGCATTTATAACAAGAAGCGTTTCAGAAATTATGTCAGAAGATATGAACAAATACATTGAATTTAAAAAAATTCTAGATGAAGATACATATAAATATATTTTAGAAGCATGGAGAGTTTTAAAGAAGGAAAATACAATGCTTCGTATCTTTGAAAATGGAAAAGTAAAAAGTGCTAATAAAGATTATTTTGATTTAGATATATTAAAGAATACAGAGAAGAACTTAAAAAGAGCCGCAAGGACCGTAGGAAATGTATTAGGGTTCAGTAATCAAAATATATCAGATGATTATATATTTTGGAGAGTCAGAGAACTTATTAATCTTGGATATATAGAATATACAGGTGAATTTGGAATTATGAGAAAAATGGAAATTAAGATAACGAATAAAGGTTTAGATAGATTAAGCAATGATGAATATGCTATGGAATTTTGGAGAAAAAGAGAAGATGAAATAGAAAAAGAAACTGAATATTTAAGAGCATTTGCAGCTGAAGCAGCATTAAAAGAAAAATTAAATATAGCAAGAAATTTATTAGATGTATTAGATATAGAAGTAATAGCAGAAAAGACAGGACTAACTATAGGACAAATTGAAAATCTAAAAGTAGATATGTAA
- a CDS encoding methyl-accepting chemotaxis protein, translating into MLQGTSTMMYNLFILISLCVLFIYLVSRPIKVVKFITAEKMEAISCLVLICIFSIPIILASKYAYTIYDTKTNIRDSIGILSAIIGGPVVGVVVGFIGSIYRYFLGGWTALGCSVSTFLGSTIASIIVYKSKFRPKNIRKKNVAKWMIFTAFWEVIHLEFLVPLLGEKSFGEAAILMSKTLLIPMFCMNMIAILIFLILIKDMIVNDSRLVVQKQKRMIKEIEESEYKIASVNKKINGVIDELSILSTNLQEDMDNTMISSKSIADTIKEVASRVYGQDEEIKNTAKIIDELSDNISKTVDINNNIIISTNEGKVLNEKGIDAVDFLKSKTSEGDNTILEVGKKIIILNDKIDRIDGIIEVITSISEQTNLLALNAAIEAARAGEYGRGFAVVAEEVKKLSEETSGAAEEVKKLLLDIGTEASNVVESMDGVRIIVEQQDEAVKNTGIIFDDIYKSIKNIIKLIELSKENMTSIDNRKGNLLSLIKNVSDVSENTSAGTQQVNASVQESIQSMEKISDIVQRLNNMIIDLKHINN; encoded by the coding sequence ATGTTACAAGGAACAAGTACTATGATGTATAATTTATTTATACTTATTTCATTATGTGTTTTGTTTATTTATCTTGTAAGTAGACCAATTAAAGTAGTGAAATTTATTACAGCCGAAAAAATGGAAGCTATATCATGTTTGGTTTTAATATGCATATTTAGTATTCCAATAATATTAGCATCTAAATATGCATATACCATATATGATACAAAAACAAACATAAGAGATTCTATAGGAATACTAAGTGCAATAATAGGAGGACCAGTTGTAGGTGTAGTTGTTGGATTTATTGGAAGTATATATAGATATTTTTTAGGAGGGTGGACAGCATTAGGATGTTCAGTATCTACTTTTTTAGGTTCCACAATAGCTTCTATTATAGTATATAAAAGTAAATTTAGACCTAAAAATATTAGAAAGAAAAATGTAGCTAAATGGATGATTTTCACTGCGTTTTGGGAAGTTATTCATTTAGAATTTTTAGTTCCTTTATTAGGTGAAAAAAGTTTTGGAGAAGCAGCAATACTAATGTCAAAAACTTTGCTTATACCTATGTTTTGCATGAATATGATAGCTATCCTTATATTTTTAATATTGATAAAAGATATGATTGTAAATGATAGTAGACTTGTAGTTCAAAAACAGAAAAGAATGATAAAAGAAATTGAAGAATCAGAATATAAAATAGCAAGTGTAAATAAAAAGATAAATGGAGTAATTGATGAGTTATCTATACTTTCAACAAATTTACAGGAAGATATGGATAATACTATGATATCTAGTAAAAGTATTGCAGATACAATAAAGGAAGTTGCAAGTAGAGTATATGGACAAGACGAAGAAATAAAGAATACAGCAAAAATTATAGATGAACTATCAGATAATATAAGTAAAACAGTAGATATTAATAATAATATAATAATATCTACAAATGAAGGTAAAGTACTTAATGAAAAGGGAATAGATGCTGTTGACTTTTTAAAAAGTAAAACTTCAGAGGGAGATAATACTATATTGGAAGTAGGAAAGAAAATAATAATTTTAAATGATAAAATAGATAGAATTGATGGCATAATCGAAGTTATAACTAGTATATCTGAACAAACTAATCTTTTAGCATTAAATGCTGCAATTGAAGCTGCTAGGGCAGGTGAATATGGAAGAGGTTTTGCTGTTGTAGCAGAAGAAGTCAAAAAATTGTCTGAAGAAACATCGGGTGCAGCAGAAGAAGTTAAAAAATTATTATTAGATATAGGTACAGAAGCAAGCAATGTAGTTGAATCAATGGATGGGGTTAGGATTATAGTTGAACAACAAGATGAAGCTGTAAAAAATACAGGAATTATATTTGATGATATATATAAGTCTATAAAAAATATTATAAAACTTATAGAATTAAGTAAAGAAAATATGACTTCTATTGACAATAGAAAAGGAAATTTATTAAGTTTGATTAAGAATGTATCTGATGTATCAGAAAATACTTCAGCTGGAACTCAACAGGTGAATGCATCTGTCCAAGAGAGTATACAGTCTATGGAAAAAATTTCAGATATAGTTCAAAGATTGAATAATATGATAATAGATCTTAAACATATAAATAATTAA